GGGACTACAGGTTCCAGGATCCGAGGTCACATGGCTTCAGGTGGGTTGACATCAAGCATCTGCGGCTCCCTGCGGAGTCCGTCGGGGGTTGGGAACTGCTCGCGGCGCTCATCGGGCATGAACAGTTCCGGGACGACTATGCGGGTGGTGGGGTCCTGGCGGAGGGGTCCAGGCACGGGCCGTACTGGCTGAGGCTGATCACCCCCGACGTCTACAAAGCCGTCAGCCGGGAGGAGAGCGCGCACGTCCTGTGGGGGTGGGTGAACCAGTTCGGGGACATACCCGCCGAGCTGGGGGCGGATCTGCAGCACGAGGTGTTCGATCGCTTGGCCGCAGCCGACCACATCTACTACCTGAGCGGGCTCGGGGATGAGGCTATTCATGACTGGGGGCGTGTGCACGAAGACTTCCACGAGTTCGTGCTCATCGACCGCTCAGCTGGACGGATCACGCTCCTCGTCGCGGCCGACGACTGAGCCGATCGGCATGGCTGCTGTGGAAGGGCACTCGAGAGATCAGGGACGGAGCCATAGTCGAAGCGCGGCCAGAGTCACCGTGCCGTGGAATACGTAGGCCCTTTTGTCATACCGAGTCGCCACGGCCCTGGACCCTTTGAGCGCGTTGATGCACCGCTCGACCTCGTTTCTGCGGGCATACCGGGCCCGGTCGAAAGCGGTTCCCGGGCTCCCGCAGCCACCGTCCGGCCGTCTCGATCCCACGCCGCCAGTACACCCCTTCCGGGTCGATGACCCGCAGCCGCACTAACCGGGCCAGGACAGCCGGGTCGCGTCCCTCGCTGAACCGCAGCACCCCGGCCGCCGCCCCCGCTCACCCGCACCCCCGCCCCGTCTCCGTTCTCCAGGACGTCCCCGGTGTCGTCGCCGTCGTGCTCCTGGTCCTGGTCGTCGGTGTCCTCCCGGCCGCTGCGGACGCGGGGCTCGGCCAGTGCCTCGATGGTGTCCGTGTCGTGCGCCCGCAGGTCCGGCGAGACGGCCGGCAGGCCAACTCCGAGCGTCGCCGCCAGCGAGTGGCCACCGCGATCAAGAACTCCGCCAAGAGCGGCATCCGATCAGCGTTTCCGCCATCGCCCGGCAAGCCGGAGTGGACCGCACGTTCCTCTGTCGTCACCGCGACCTGCTCGAACTTGTCCACGTGGCCGAACGCGAACCGGGAGCTCAGGACCCGGCCGGCGGATCGCCCACAACGACGAGCTGACCTCCGCATTGGAGGAGGCCCGATCCGATCTCGATGCCGCGAGGGAGGCCAACCGGACCTGACCAGAGCACTGAACCAACGAGGCTGAGTCAAAAGCTGTGCCGGAACGTAATGCTGTTCAGGAGCATGACCAGACAGGAGAGGCCAGTAGTTGCGCTGGGGCCCTGGCGCGATGTCCATCCGGCTGGCACCCGTTGGAGATGGGGCGTATGCCGGATGGCTGGTGACCCTTGCAGTTCCTAACCTCGCATCATGATCTTTCGTCGTTCGTGGTTATCAGCTGCGGTGCTGGCGCTGGCTGTGTCATCTCTCCCGTCCGTTGCCGCTTCAGCCGCGCCACGCCCATCTGGCACGGCGTGGTCGGTGCAGCGTGACGCCGACGCACTGCGGGATACCGGGGTCACTGGGGTAGCGGTCCGCCTGGAGACCCCGCGCGGGACGGTCACGGCCCGCTCCGGGGTGGGGGACCTGGTCACTGGCCGCCCGGTTCCGAAGGACGGCTTCCTGCGTCTGGGCAGTACCACCAAGACATTCGTCGCCACCGTCATGATGCAACTGGTGGGCGAAAAGAGGATCTCTCTCGACCAGACGGTGGAGCAGTTGCTGCCCGAGGTCGTGTCCGGCGCTGGAAACGACGGCCGGAGCATCACCGTCCGCGACCTGCTGCAGCACACCAGTGGCCTGTCCGACTACATCTATGACGTCCTCCCCAACCCCAGTGCCCAGACCTACTTCGCCAACCGGTGGCGTGCGTACAAGCCCGAAGAGCTGGTGGACCTGGCGATGCGCCATGAACCTGCCTTCCCGGCAGGCACCCGCTGGGCGTACTCCAACACGAATTACGTGCTCGCCGGAATGATCATTGAGAAGATCACAGGCCGCACCTGGGAACAGCAGGTCCACGACCGCATCCTGCGCCCGCTCGGCCTGCAGCACACCGACACCCCCGGCACCTGGCCCTTCCTTCCGTATCCGCACACGGCCAATCATCAGCAGTTCACCGTGGACGACGCGATGGTCGACACCACGATCCCCTACCGTCCCTTCGACAGCGGGGCCGACGGCTCGATGACCGGAACGGCCCGCGACCTCAACCGCTTCTTCGCTGCACTGGCAAGTGGACGGCTGCTGAAGCCCGCCGAACTCGCTGCCATGCAGAACGCTGTGCCGATGCCGCAGGACAGCGGTCACCCGGAAGGCACCCGGGACGGCCTGGGCCTGTTCTTCACACCCCTGTCCTGCGGCGGCGGCTACCTCGGGCATGGAGGAAGCGGCTTCGGATATGTCATCCGGGCAGCGACAACCGTGGACGGTCGACGCACTGTCACTGTCTCCGCGCACAGCCGCTCCGCGGACCCGCAGACCGCGGCCCGTCAGGAAGACGCACTGCGCAACCTCATCGACCACGCCCTGTGCCGCACCACCTGAACATGCACTCCGCGCAACAGTGAAGCTCGGACCGTTCGTGCTGGGCCGGGTGACCGCGGTCTACTCTTCACGAACTCGAGGCGGTCAGCGCCCGCCGACTCGGTGAGGTAACCCTGGAACACCTGCAGGCCGCGCTGGAGCACTGGCAGGCCGTCTCGGCGGAGGAGCGGCCCCACGGGTGACCGCCGTGAAACACCTGTTCGCCCACGGCCCGTTCCTCACTGCCGACCGGCTGCTGGTCAACCCCTGGCCCGGCCGGTCCGCGCACACGGCGGCCGGAGTGGTCCGCGACGCGGAGAACACCACCGAGCGTATCCCCGAGGAGATCACCGCTCCGCTCGTGAAAGGCGCCGTCTTCTACGTCACCACCGCCGGCCCCGACATTCTGGCCGCGCAGCGCGAACACACCGAACTGAGCGCCGCCCACCAGGCACCGCGTTCCTTCCGCGGCAACAGTTCCGCCCGGGCCCGGATCGAGGCGTATGTGGCTGAGCTGCGCGCCGTCGGCCGTGGTGTTCCCGCCCTGCCCGCACGCCAGGCCCTCCGACACCCGGGCGTCCCTGTGGTCGACGGAGTGCTGCAGGCGCCCAATGTCGCGCTCGTCGTACGCCTGGATCCGGATCGAGCGAGTTCCGGACACACGTAGCCTTCGCCCCCTCCACCTCCACGACCCGCCACGCTCGGACGTGGCAGTTGCCCCTGAGCATGGTGTGAACTGGCCGTTGGGATGCGATTGTTGCCGCGACCGGGCCCCGGCATGATGGATGCCGTACGCCGTAAACCGCCACTGACCATCGTCTCTCCGTGATGAGACCCAGCCGGGATCCATATCGCGATATAGCTTTAGTCTTCCACTCGCGCCGCTGCCTGCGTCGCGGAGACGTTCAACATGACCAGGACGGAAGCATGTCAGGAGAGATTTCGCCCACCGGGAAGCACCCCGGACCCGGCTCGTCGCCCGAGCTGCGAGCCTCTCATGCCGACCGGGACCGGGTGGTGGATGTGCTGCGTATCGCGGCGGGGGAGGGCCTGCTGACCGCGGACGAGTTGGACGAGCGCCTGGAAACCGCCCTGTCGGCGCGGACTCTGAGCGAACTGACCACGCTCACCGCTGACCTGCCGCCCGTATCGGCCACGGTCGGCGCGACTGGAGCAGAGGCCAAGGACAGGGTTCGGATCGCACAGGCCCACAGCGGCGCGGTCGAGCGCGTGGGGCGCTGGGCGGTACCGCGGAGGCTGGAACTCGCGGTGACGTTCTGCAAGGTGACGCTTGACTTCACTGACGCAGTGATCACACACGACACCTTGCGGATCGACGTAGGCATGACGGGGAAGACCCTGACACTGGTCACGAGGCCGGGCATCGTGGTCGATACCGACGGTCTGCAGCTGGTACACAGCAGAGTCAAGCACCGCCAGACTCCAACGAATCCCGACACGCCGGTCACCCTGCGAGTGGAGCTGGTCGGGCGGAAGGCCCACGGCCGCGTGGTGGTGCGGCCCCCGCGTCGGACGTTCGGGCAGTGGCTGCTGCGCAGGCACACGTCCCTTGCTGAAGGCGCTTGACTCCATCACCCACGAACGCGAGTGACCCAAGCCGCTCAGGCTTCGATGAGAAATGCCCATGCTTCGGCACGGCAGATCAGCGGCGCAGAGCTCGGAGACGATCGCGAACGAGGTCGTCGCGATATGGCCCTGTGCCGTTGATCACGTCGACCAGAACCGGGCCCCGTGACTTCAGGGGCTGCGGGCTCCGGCTGCCGGGCTGGCGGGTGGTCACATCTGGAAGATGGGTTGGCCCTGCGGAACGTGCGAAGTGGCCGCAGGGCCGTCCCGGGAGCACCGTCCTGTCAGGGCACTCATGCCCGACCGTACGAGCAACAGTGGTTCACCGCCCGGCGAGCTGATGCATACGTGCTCACCCCGGCCACGGGGCAGTCACGATGAGTCGCATTGCTGCCGAACTCCTGCGCAACCTGCTGCCGCGCCAGATCACGGGCTCCGGCTGGTGGGGCCGAGGCGGTGACAGGGCCGTCCACCCTCATGCGGGGCCGATCCCGCCCGGTGGTGACCTCACCTCGAATCAGAGGGCTAACCCGCCCGCGCGTGTACGGCCCCGCTGGGGCCAGCGAGCGGAGTCCACGAGGCCGTTACACCTCACGGACCCGGTCGGAGCGATGTCTTGCGGATGCCGATTTATGACGGCCGAAGCTCAACGCCACTCGGCAAGGAATGGATGGACACTCCGGAGCCAGCCGCCGCTGACAAGGGAGTGGTCCGGGGCGGAGGCGGGGCGGGTACGGCATATGGCGCCGCAGAAGTTGATTCGGAACCGTTCCTTGTGAACAAGGCCAGTAGATCCAGCCGGAAGTAGCCGAAGCCTGTGGAGGAGAAGAGGTTCTCCACCACAGGCTTCGGCTGTTGGGCCCGGGCGTCGGTGGACCCGGTCTGCCGCCTGGGCGTCACTGTTCGGCTGTGAGTGCCCAGCGAACGGTCGAAGGGGCCGTTATCTGCACGGTGCCCTTGCTGCGTGCTCTCTTCAGGTGGATTTCGTTGTAGGTACTGCTGACTTCCTCGTTGACGCACTCCAGCGGAAAGGAAAGCCCCACGGGATCGACGGTGACGTTGAGCGTTCCCTCGCCCTGGCAATTGACTTGAATGGCCAGCATTCCGGTGCCGACTTCCGTGGTCAGGGGAAGTTCGGCATTTCCGTGCTTCGACGCAACGGACAATAGAACCTGCCCGTCATTGACAGGCTTGGGTGCCCGGGAAACGGATTCACCCTCGATGTGCTCGGCCCGGTCACTGGTCTGAATGGGGCTGGGCCGCACGGATTGCGAGGCGGATGGTGCGGACGGCGAGGGCTTTTCTTCCGCACTGCATCCGGCCAGCACCAGCGCAGCCACGGCAGCCACAGCGAAGCTCGAAGAGCGACGGGCAGGAACCGAGAGGATCAGCTCTCCCACAGGTACCATCCCACCTTCATGGGCGTGTAGCTGGTAATGGTCTTCACCGCCGATGTCTTGCAGTTGCTGTAGATTTTTTAGCTCGTGCCGGTGTTCTTGAGCCGGTAGGCACCGTACTTGGCGTTCGTCGTCTTCTTCGGCGGTGTGTCCACCGAGATCTGGTTGTTCATCTTCGCTGTCAGCTTGGCGCTCAGACCGACGTCGTACTTGCCCTCGATCTTCGCGATCATCACGTCCACGCTGGTTGCCAGGCCAGCCGTGACGCTCACTCCGACTTCACCGGTGACCTCGGAAGTGAACGTCTAACGCGCGGTGCGTGATGTCCCGTTGTAGTTGGCGTTCGTCGGCCCGACACCCT
This genomic interval from Streptomyces sp. NBC_00376 contains the following:
- a CDS encoding serine hydrolase domain-containing protein, with translation MIFRRSWLSAAVLALAVSSLPSVAASAAPRPSGTAWSVQRDADALRDTGVTGVAVRLETPRGTVTARSGVGDLVTGRPVPKDGFLRLGSTTKTFVATVMMQLVGEKRISLDQTVEQLLPEVVSGAGNDGRSITVRDLLQHTSGLSDYIYDVLPNPSAQTYFANRWRAYKPEELVDLAMRHEPAFPAGTRWAYSNTNYVLAGMIIEKITGRTWEQQVHDRILRPLGLQHTDTPGTWPFLPYPHTANHQQFTVDDAMVDTTIPYRPFDSGADGSMTGTARDLNRFFAALASGRLLKPAELAAMQNAVPMPQDSGHPEGTRDGLGLFFTPLSCGGGYLGHGGSGFGYVIRAATTVDGRRTVTVSAHSRSADPQTAARQEDALRNLIDHALCRTT
- a CDS encoding DUF1707 SHOCT-like domain-containing protein; this encodes MSGEISPTGKHPGPGSSPELRASHADRDRVVDVLRIAAGEGLLTADELDERLETALSARTLSELTTLTADLPPVSATVGATGAEAKDRVRIAQAHSGAVERVGRWAVPRRLELAVTFCKVTLDFTDAVITHDTLRIDVGMTGKTLTLVTRPGIVVDTDGLQLVHSRVKHRQTPTNPDTPVTLRVELVGRKAHGRVVVRPPRRTFGQWLLRRHTSLAEGA